One segment of Heptranchias perlo isolate sHepPer1 unplaced genomic scaffold, sHepPer1.hap1 HAP1_SCAFFOLD_66, whole genome shotgun sequence DNA contains the following:
- the LOC137318170 gene encoding probable G-protein coupled receptor 139: MELPIILQVKDTYYPILAAFGVPAHLVTIVILSRGNCGLSKCISVYMVAMATADLLVIIFNVIVYHIFSYHFPYSFLSYTAVCKFIIYMNAAALDMSVWFTVLFTFDRFVAICCHKFKTKYCTVRTAAAVLTTVTALFCLKDIPFCFAYEPERIINNVHSGCRIRVDFFSKPAGAVYSWLHSILIPWLPFALILLFNCLTVRRIVVASRARRGIRGRSSENQSDPEMENRRKSIVLLFTVSGCFILLWLTAAVSFLATKLTNTVHYPGDYETPAYISTETGYLLMYLSSCTNTCIYAATQTKFREELKEMMTFPWTFILTLVK; encoded by the exons atGGAACTTCCAATAATTTTACAGGTAAAGGATACCTACTACCCTATTCTCGCGGCTTTTGGTGTTCCCG cgcacctggtgacaatcgtgattctctccagaggaaattgcggcctttccaaatgtatttctGTCTACATGgttgccatggcaacagcagatttgctggtcatcatcttcaatgtaatagtgtatcacattttcagttatcactttccatattcattcctgtcctacactgccgtttgtaagttcattaTTTACATGAATGCTGCTGCGCtggatatgtcggtgtggttcacagtcttgttcacatttgaccgatttgtagcgaTATGTTGTCataagtttaaaacaaaatattgcacagtgagaactgcggctgcggtttTAACAACCGTCACTGCCCTGTTCTGTTTAAAGGACATCCCCTTTTGCTTTGCATATGaacctgaacgaataattaacaatgttcactCGGGTTGCCGCATCAGAGTGGACTTTTTTTCAAAGCCTGCAGGCGCCGTCTACTCTTGGTTAcacagtattttaattccatggcttccttttgctttgatattactgttcaattgtttgacagtcagacgtattGTCGTAGCCAGTCGAGCCCGGAGGGGAATCCGCGGTCgcagcagtgagaatcagagcgatccagagatggagaaccgaaggaaatccatcgttTTACTCTTCACGGTTTCGGGCTGTttcatactgttgtggctgacagctgcagTGAGTTTTTTAGCTACCAAACTGACAAACACCGTGCATTATCCAGGCGATTATGAAACCCCTGCGTATATCAGCACTGAAACCGGATAtctgctcatgtatttgagttcctgtacaaacacgtgtatttatgcagctacccaaactaaattcagggaaGAACTGAAGGAGATGATGACATTTCCATGGACCTTTATTCTGACACTGGTGAAATGA